One genomic segment of Methanothermobacter wolfeii includes these proteins:
- a CDS encoding GAF domain-containing protein produces the protein MSAKILLVEDEAITAMDLQRKLEFWGYTVVGTAHDGPSAIELAREHEPDLILMDIVLKGDIDGVEVAERIRDLEVPVVFISAHSEETTMRRAGNTSPYGYLIKPFDEKELVFTIEMAIHRHRSDRQVKKLNRALRMLSDCNQAIVRIKDADELLNEICRIIVEVGGYRMAWIGLAEHDEEKSVHPIAEYGFHEGYLDSIRVSWGDDEYGAGPVGGSIRRSEPVIIRNTEDDPRFNPWRDKAVEMGFLSVIGLPLTVSGETIASLAVYSRERDAFDEEEVELLMELAGDISFYLESKKEMERLENIREYSPVGILTLKMDEEPVIMDINMEARRMLLDEEPVGKKLRDVTHFMKKEVSEICNLEDGTVHDMDCVEYSDGKSTRFLSIRAVRSGDTVSVFLNDITECIMTRKRLEECEGRLN, from the coding sequence ATGTCTGCCAAGATACTCCTTGTTGAAGACGAGGCAATAACAGCAATGGACCTCCAGAGAAAACTCGAGTTCTGGGGTTACACTGTTGTTGGAACTGCACATGACGGTCCCTCCGCCATTGAACTTGCAAGGGAACATGAACCGGACCTTATCCTAATGGACATAGTCCTCAAGGGGGACATTGACGGTGTTGAAGTTGCAGAGAGGATAAGAGACCTTGAAGTGCCGGTAGTCTTCATCTCAGCCCATTCAGAGGAGACCACCATGAGGAGGGCCGGGAATACATCGCCCTACGGTTATCTGATAAAACCCTTCGATGAGAAGGAACTCGTTTTTACCATTGAAATGGCCATCCACAGACACAGAAGTGACCGACAGGTTAAAAAGCTCAACCGGGCCCTTAGAATGCTCAGTGACTGCAACCAGGCAATAGTCAGGATAAAGGATGCTGATGAACTTTTAAATGAGATATGCAGGATCATTGTTGAGGTTGGCGGCTACAGGATGGCCTGGATAGGTCTGGCGGAGCATGATGAAGAAAAATCAGTGCATCCCATTGCAGAATACGGATTCCATGAGGGCTACCTGGACTCAATAAGGGTCAGCTGGGGTGATGATGAGTACGGTGCCGGTCCGGTAGGCGGATCCATTAGAAGATCAGAACCAGTCATCATTAGGAACACTGAGGATGATCCCAGGTTCAATCCCTGGAGGGATAAAGCTGTTGAGATGGGTTTCCTCTCAGTTATCGGTCTTCCACTCACCGTCAGCGGTGAAACCATTGCATCACTGGCAGTGTACTCCAGGGAAAGGGATGCCTTCGATGAGGAGGAAGTTGAGCTCCTGATGGAACTAGCTGGAGACATCTCATTCTACCTTGAATCAAAGAAGGAGATGGAAAGACTGGAAAATATCAGGGAATACTCTCCGGTAGGCATTTTAACCCTAAAGATGGATGAGGAACCCGTCATCATGGACATCAACATGGAAGCACGCCGGATGCTCCTGGATGAGGAACCCGTAGGAAAGAAACTGAGGGATGTAACCCATTTCATGAAAAAGGAGGTTTCAGAGATTTGCAACCTGGAGGATGGTACAGTGCATGATATGGACTGCGTTGAATATTCTGATGGAAAATCAACCAGATTCCTGAGCATCCGGGCTGTGCGGAGCGGTGATACCGTTTCAGTCTTTTTAAATGATATCACTGAATGCATCATGACCCGTAAGAGGCTTGAGGAATGTGAAGGTAGACTGAATTAG
- the dmpI gene encoding 4-oxalocrotonate tautomerase DmpI gives MPVIQIYCNEITEEKKRELVKRITRVSGEVLELPESTITVLIREMPPEDVGVGGVLLCDRDQ, from the coding sequence ATGCCTGTTATCCAGATATACTGCAACGAGATCACGGAGGAAAAGAAGAGAGAACTTGTTAAGAGAATAACCAGGGTTTCAGGTGAGGTTCTGGAACTTCCCGAGTCAACCATAACGGTACTGATAAGGGAGATGCCCCCTGAAGATGTGGGTGTAGGTGGAGTTCTTCTCTGTGACAGGGATCAGTAA
- a CDS encoding 6-hydroxymethylpterin diphosphokinase MptE-like protein — MELEVWLRWYAGILEDFGFDRAADEEAAEYLRGFLEEHGSIDLHGLELPSRNFIVFGAGPSLKEHAERFRGLDENLTVVSADGATTALLEEGIVPHIIVTDLDGRVEDILEASRLGSTIVVHAHGNNLEKLRRYLPLLKNLAGTTQSIPSRPLYNFGGFTDGDRAVFLAVALGAERIILAGMDFGDTVTRYSRPGIKGETARADPVKKLKLEYARKLIEWIRTNRDVEIETW, encoded by the coding sequence ATGGAACTTGAAGTGTGGTTAAGGTGGTATGCAGGGATACTTGAAGACTTTGGATTTGACAGGGCCGCCGATGAGGAGGCTGCAGAGTACCTGAGAGGGTTCCTTGAAGAACACGGGAGCATCGACCTCCATGGACTGGAACTCCCCTCAAGGAACTTCATAGTCTTCGGAGCAGGACCATCCCTGAAGGAGCATGCTGAGAGGTTCAGGGGACTGGATGAGAACCTTACCGTGGTATCTGCAGATGGAGCCACAACAGCGCTCCTTGAGGAGGGGATAGTGCCCCATATAATTGTAACGGACCTTGATGGCAGGGTGGAGGATATACTTGAGGCCAGCAGACTCGGGTCGACGATTGTGGTTCATGCCCATGGAAACAACCTTGAGAAACTCAGAAGGTACCTGCCCCTTCTAAAGAACCTGGCAGGGACAACCCAGAGCATCCCCTCCAGGCCCCTGTACAACTTTGGGGGTTTCACAGATGGTGACAGGGCTGTCTTCCTTGCAGTGGCCCTGGGTGCTGAGAGAATAATACTTGCAGGCATGGATTTCGGCGATACAGTTACAAGGTATTCCAGGCCAGGGATAAAGGGGGAAACCGCAAGGGCCGACCCTGTCAAGAAACTTAAACTTGAATATGCACGCAAATTGATAGAATGGATAAGGACAAACCGGGATGTTGAGATAGAAACCTGGTGA
- the rpl18a gene encoding 50S ribosomal protein L18Ae has translation MKTKIFRVKGKFLMGEKLQPFTKELKAIKEEEIYEKLYSEFGSKHRVPRSKVKIEKIEEISPEDVQDPVVKALVQR, from the coding sequence ATGAAGACAAAGATATTTAGAGTTAAAGGAAAGTTTCTGATGGGTGAAAAGCTACAGCCCTTCACAAAGGAACTCAAGGCCATAAAGGAAGAGGAAATCTATGAAAAACTCTACTCAGAGTTCGGAAGCAAGCACAGAGTTCCAAGAAGCAAGGTTAAAATTGAGAAGATAGAGGAAATATCCCCTGAAGACGTCCAGGATCCCGTTGTCAAGGCGCTGGTCCAGAGGTGA
- the pfdA gene encoding prefoldin subunit alpha encodes MEDQQKLEEIVNQLNIYQSQAELIQQQMETVRATISELEILEKTINDIQGKDGSETLVPVGAGSFISAELKDTQNIVMSVGAGVAIKKSVDEALKTVENEKKELEATLQKMGENLRKITEIMMKLSPQAEELLKKVRGSEG; translated from the coding sequence ATGGAAGACCAGCAGAAGCTTGAGGAGATAGTGAACCAGCTCAACATATACCAGAGCCAGGCGGAGCTCATCCAGCAGCAGATGGAGACCGTCAGGGCGACCATAAGCGAACTGGAGATCCTTGAGAAGACCATCAATGATATCCAGGGAAAGGATGGCTCTGAGACTCTTGTTCCGGTCGGGGCCGGTTCATTCATCAGCGCTGAATTAAAGGACACCCAGAACATAGTTATGAGCGTTGGTGCAGGGGTTGCCATAAAGAAAAGTGTTGATGAGGCCTTGAAGACAGTTGAAAATGAAAAAAAGGAACTTGAGGCAACCCTTCAGAAGATGGGTGAGAATCTGCGCAAGATAACAGAAATCATGATGAAGCTATCTCCTCAGGCCGAGGAACTCCTTAAAAAGGTAAGGGGAAGTGAAGGGTAA
- a CDS encoding thiamine pyrophosphate-binding protein, translated as MKSCAEKIVRILEEAGFRHVFGHPGEQILPIYDALRKSDIQHVLMRHEQGAVHAADGYARASGGPGLCVATGGPGALNLVMGAAAANIDSVPLLMITGDLPESGSDHGRFQEVDTSGVFGPVTMKTTTLSGGDEALSAVMDAIETLKGRGGVIHINIPRDVLESDAGRVRRQPIKSRGFPDLKAALRLLKSAERPLILAGGGVVWAGASEELRAFAGKLGIPVVTTYSARGVIPEDHPLCLGMAGTRGTPAGNYAAGKCDVLLVLGARLSDRTLAAIGNPRIIHVNLDRDVLRGDVMLEMDVRDFLKQDIRRTPPVEWLRELEACRNARPAPYEEEFMVEGEFRTSLAVRGILEAAPDAIIVNDAGSHTTWVTLYRKVLRERSLIFSGGFGPMGYGLPAAVGASLAEPHEDVVLIAGDGGFQMTMQELGTVAELGLSVTMCILNNSRLDVIRQWQEMKYGESYGVELKNPDFVKLAGAYGIGAVGVESYDDLSDSLEMALASREPFLLDIKVVEEDIPLPHPRTP; from the coding sequence ATGAAAAGCTGTGCAGAGAAGATTGTTAGGATCCTTGAAGAGGCCGGTTTCAGACATGTTTTCGGACACCCGGGTGAACAGATACTGCCCATTTATGATGCTCTCAGGAAATCAGACATCCAGCACGTTCTGATGAGGCATGAGCAGGGTGCGGTTCATGCAGCTGATGGCTATGCCAGGGCATCCGGAGGACCGGGACTCTGTGTGGCCACGGGTGGTCCGGGAGCCCTCAACCTTGTAATGGGTGCTGCGGCTGCAAACATCGACTCGGTCCCGCTCCTGATGATAACAGGAGACCTCCCTGAATCAGGATCAGACCATGGAAGGTTTCAGGAGGTGGATACCTCTGGTGTCTTCGGGCCGGTTACCATGAAGACGACCACGCTATCAGGGGGGGATGAAGCACTATCAGCTGTAATGGATGCCATTGAAACCCTCAAAGGTCGTGGTGGTGTGATCCACATCAACATTCCAAGGGATGTCCTTGAATCAGATGCAGGGAGGGTCAGGAGGCAGCCCATTAAATCCCGCGGGTTCCCTGACCTCAAGGCTGCCCTGAGGCTTCTTAAATCTGCAGAGAGGCCCCTCATCCTCGCGGGGGGAGGGGTTGTCTGGGCCGGGGCATCAGAGGAACTCAGGGCCTTTGCAGGGAAACTCGGAATCCCCGTTGTAACCACCTACAGTGCACGGGGTGTCATCCCTGAGGACCATCCGCTCTGCCTCGGGATGGCGGGGACAAGGGGGACGCCGGCAGGTAACTATGCTGCGGGAAAATGTGATGTTCTCCTTGTGCTCGGTGCGAGGCTATCTGACAGAACCCTTGCAGCCATTGGAAACCCCAGGATAATCCATGTTAACCTGGACAGGGACGTCCTGAGGGGTGATGTCATGCTGGAGATGGATGTCAGGGATTTCCTGAAACAGGACATCCGGCGGACCCCTCCAGTGGAGTGGCTGAGGGAGCTTGAAGCCTGCAGGAATGCCCGGCCGGCCCCATACGAGGAGGAATTCATGGTAGAAGGGGAATTCAGGACCTCCCTTGCTGTAAGGGGAATCCTTGAAGCAGCCCCCGATGCCATAATAGTTAATGATGCTGGCAGCCACACAACCTGGGTGACCCTCTACAGGAAGGTCCTCAGGGAGCGCTCACTTATATTCTCAGGTGGATTCGGACCCATGGGTTATGGTCTTCCTGCTGCAGTGGGGGCGAGCCTTGCCGAGCCCCATGAGGATGTGGTCCTCATAGCAGGTGATGGCGGGTTCCAGATGACCATGCAGGAACTCGGTACCGTGGCTGAACTTGGACTTTCTGTTACAATGTGCATCCTGAACAACAGCCGGCTGGATGTCATAAGGCAGTGGCAGGAGATGAAGTACGGTGAAAGTTACGGTGTTGAACTGAAGAACCCTGACTTCGTGAAACTTGCAGGAGCCTATGGTATAGGTGCCGTGGGTGTTGAAAGCTATGATGACCTCTCAGATTCCCTGGAAATGGCCCTTGCATCCAGAGAACCATTCCTTCTGGATATCAAGGTTGTTGAAGAGGATATACCCCTACCCCACCCCCGGACTCCATGA
- a CDS encoding acetate--CoA ligase codes for MDERGIEDYDELLRRAEANPEWFWDEMASELEWFQPYRKVLEWDPPHAGWFLDGKFNITFNALDRHVRGPVKNRLAYIWEGEDGRIRKLTYYDLYREVNRLAGALRAMGVEKGDRVSIYLPMIPELPVAMLACARIGAVHSVVFSGFWAKAFKERAMDAEARVAITADAFYRRGKIIKLKETLDMVVDDIPSIEKVIVVDHLGEEVNMKEGRDIYWDDALEGMDYELACEELDSEDPLFILYTSGTTGKPKGVLHTHGGYAVGVNATYRFVFDVKDEDIWWCAADIGWITGHSYIVYAPLMAGATSIIYEGAPDYPDPGRIWSMIERYGVTLFYTAPTTIRLFMKYGEKWPEKYDLSTLRILGSVGEPINPEAWMWYYRTIGGSRCPIMDTWWQTETGMHMITPLPVTPLKPGSAGKPFPTVVADVVDDDGESIRGRGGHLVIRTPWPAMFRTLFRTLIGTLRHTGAHSREYT; via the coding sequence ATGGATGAGAGGGGTATTGAAGACTATGATGAACTCCTCAGAAGAGCAGAGGCCAACCCTGAATGGTTCTGGGATGAGATGGCCTCTGAACTTGAATGGTTCCAGCCATACAGGAAGGTCCTTGAATGGGACCCTCCACATGCAGGGTGGTTCCTGGATGGAAAATTCAACATAACCTTCAATGCACTTGACAGACATGTTAGGGGGCCGGTTAAAAACAGGCTGGCCTACATATGGGAAGGGGAGGATGGAAGGATAAGGAAACTCACCTACTATGACCTTTACAGGGAAGTTAACAGGCTTGCAGGGGCCCTGAGGGCCATGGGTGTTGAGAAGGGGGACAGGGTCAGCATATACCTCCCGATGATACCGGAGCTCCCGGTGGCGATGCTTGCCTGCGCCCGCATAGGCGCCGTCCACAGCGTCGTCTTCAGCGGATTCTGGGCAAAGGCCTTCAAGGAAAGGGCCATGGATGCTGAGGCCAGGGTTGCAATTACTGCAGACGCATTCTACAGACGCGGAAAGATCATCAAACTCAAGGAAACCCTGGACATGGTGGTTGACGATATCCCATCCATCGAGAAGGTTATAGTTGTGGATCACCTGGGTGAGGAAGTGAACATGAAGGAGGGCAGGGACATCTACTGGGATGATGCCCTTGAAGGAATGGATTATGAACTTGCCTGTGAGGAACTTGACTCAGAGGATCCCCTCTTCATACTCTACACTTCAGGCACAACAGGAAAGCCAAAGGGAGTCCTCCACACCCATGGGGGCTATGCAGTGGGTGTTAATGCCACCTACAGGTTTGTTTTTGATGTGAAGGATGAGGATATATGGTGGTGTGCTGCAGATATTGGCTGGATAACCGGACACAGCTACATCGTATACGCCCCACTCATGGCGGGAGCAACATCCATAATCTATGAGGGAGCCCCGGATTACCCTGACCCTGGAAGGATATGGAGTATGATTGAAAGGTACGGTGTGACACTCTTCTACACGGCCCCCACAACCATCCGCCTTTTCATGAAGTACGGGGAGAAGTGGCCTGAGAAGTACGATCTCAGCACCCTCCGCATACTTGGATCCGTGGGGGAACCGATAAACCCCGAGGCATGGATGTGGTACTATCGGACCATAGGGGGCAGCAGGTGCCCGATAATGGATACCTGGTGGCAGACAGAGACAGGGATGCACATGATAACGCCCCTCCCTGTAACACCCCTTAAACCAGGGTCTGCAGGGAAGCCCTTCCCGACGGTTGTTGCTGATGTGGTTGATGATGATGGTGAAAGCATCAGGGGCAGGGGAGGGCACCTGGTGATAAGGACTCCATGGCCTGCAATGTTCAGGACGCTCTTCAGGACCCTGATAGGTACCTTGAGGCATACTGGAGCACATTCCCGGGAATATACCTGA
- a CDS encoding translation initiation factor IF-6: MIRRINLSGNPNLGVYISVTDSVALVPQNTPEKFEDALREALDVEVLRASISGSSLNGALSVGNSNGFIVSNQTMDREIEALAGAGLEVMRIPDRFTAVGNLVLANDNGAVVSPLLSEDSVDVIRKVLEVDVEVSTVAGLNIIGSVGAATNRGALLHPHVSKEEMEIIEGALDVSADVGTVNHGVTLVGACSAANSNGVLVGEETTGPELARIEEALGFLEG, translated from the coding sequence ATGATTAGAAGGATCAACCTCAGCGGAAATCCTAATCTGGGAGTTTACATATCTGTAACCGATAGCGTTGCCCTGGTACCTCAGAATACCCCTGAAAAATTCGAGGATGCCCTCAGGGAAGCCCTTGATGTCGAGGTTCTCAGGGCATCCATCAGCGGAAGCAGCCTCAACGGTGCCCTTTCAGTGGGAAATTCAAATGGATTCATAGTCTCAAATCAGACCATGGACAGGGAAATCGAAGCCCTTGCAGGTGCCGGGCTTGAAGTTATGAGGATTCCTGACAGGTTCACTGCCGTCGGGAACCTTGTACTGGCCAATGACAACGGTGCAGTTGTAAGTCCGCTCCTCTCAGAGGATTCAGTTGACGTCATAAGGAAGGTGCTGGAGGTTGATGTTGAAGTATCCACAGTCGCAGGCCTCAATATCATAGGATCAGTTGGGGCTGCCACAAACCGTGGCGCGCTGCTCCATCCCCATGTTTCCAAGGAGGAGATGGAGATCATAGAGGGTGCTCTTGACGTTTCTGCAGATGTAGGCACCGTTAACCATGGAGTTACACTTGTGGGTGCATGTTCAGCGGCGAATTCAAACGGAGTCCTTGTGGGTGAAGAAACCACAGGACCTGAACTTGCAAGAATAGAAGAAGCTTTAGGTTTTCTTGAGGGATGA
- a CDS encoding 50S ribosomal protein L39e: MSRNKHVARKLRMAKANRQNRRVPAWVMVKTNYKVRSHPKMRHWRRTKLKV; this comes from the coding sequence ATGAGTAGAAATAAACATGTTGCTAGGAAACTTAGAATGGCGAAGGCTAACAGGCAGAACCGGAGGGTGCCTGCCTGGGTGATGGTTAAAACCAACTACAAGGTTAGAAGCCATCCAAAGATGAGACACTGGAGAAGGACAAAACTGAAAGTTTAG
- a CDS encoding 50S ribosomal protein L31e, giving the protein MERIYTIPLRKAKNVPRTIRAPKAVKIVREFLMKHMKAETVRLDASINEKLWERGIQKIPPKIKVKAVKDEDGVVEATLEE; this is encoded by the coding sequence ATGGAAAGAATCTACACTATACCGCTCAGAAAGGCAAAGAATGTTCCAAGGACAATCAGGGCACCCAAGGCAGTTAAGATTGTCCGTGAATTCCTCATGAAGCATATGAAGGCAGAGACCGTCAGGCTTGACGCTTCAATCAACGAGAAGTTATGGGAGAGGGGAATCCAGAAGATTCCTCCAAAGATAAAGGTAAAGGCCGTTAAGGATGAAGACGGTGTCGTTGAAGCCACACTCGAAGAATAA
- a CDS encoding dCTP deaminase domain-containing protein: protein MIGEDGLKKLFPDFRELVQPAGIDLRVDEVYRQAGPGSLIDDNKELPELERLEPPVYRLQPGTAYLVSVDRRIEIPRGYAMLYLPRSTLLRSFVSVHTALGDPGFRGTLRFLVHNYGSYEYTLKRGERIAQAVVFRVDGSGEYSGSYQED, encoded by the coding sequence ATGATCGGTGAAGATGGATTGAAGAAACTTTTCCCGGATTTCAGGGAACTTGTGCAGCCAGCAGGGATCGACCTGAGGGTTGATGAAGTTTACAGGCAGGCAGGGCCAGGGTCACTGATTGATGATAATAAGGAACTTCCTGAACTTGAAAGGCTTGAACCGCCAGTCTACCGGTTACAGCCAGGCACAGCCTACCTTGTAAGTGTCGACAGGAGGATAGAGATACCACGGGGGTATGCGATGCTCTACCTTCCAAGATCAACCCTTCTTCGATCCTTTGTATCCGTGCACACGGCCCTGGGGGATCCGGGTTTCAGGGGCACCCTCAGGTTCCTTGTCCATAACTATGGGAGCTATGAGTACACCCTCAAGAGGGGTGAAAGGATAGCCCAGGCGGTCGTATTCAGGGTTGATGGTTCGGGTGAGTACTCGGGAAGCTACCAGGAGGATTAG
- the ftsY gene encoding signal recognition particle-docking protein FtsY yields the protein MFESLKEKFSKTVGKITEKVSSKDKPEEVAETGKTVDEAETITSEEKSETPEAETKAPEKTEAPTEPVEEESASEEEGGSGIFSFFREKKISEKDIEDVLWELEMALLESDVALDVAEKITSDLREELVGKKVKRSTEISEYTLEALKGAVSDVLSVEGKDLDELIETRKPLVIMFVGINGTGKTTTIAKVANYFLKRGLTPVIAAADTFRAGAIEQISHHADKLGIRIISHQKGADPAAVAFDAVSHAKAQGKDVVLIDTAGRMQTNINLMDEMAKIKRVVKPDLIVFVGDALTGNDAVEQAMKFNEAVGIDAVILTKADADARGGAALSIGYMIEKPIIFLGTGQGYDDLMEFRPEWMVNQLFT from the coding sequence GTGTTTGAATCTCTGAAGGAAAAATTCAGCAAAACCGTTGGCAAGATCACTGAAAAGGTCTCATCAAAGGATAAACCTGAAGAGGTTGCTGAAACAGGAAAGACTGTAGATGAAGCCGAGACCATAACCTCTGAGGAAAAGTCTGAAACTCCTGAAGCTGAGACCAAGGCTCCTGAAAAAACAGAAGCCCCTACTGAACCCGTAGAAGAGGAATCTGCTTCTGAAGAAGAGGGTGGTTCAGGCATATTTTCATTTTTCAGGGAAAAGAAGATATCCGAGAAGGATATTGAAGATGTTCTCTGGGAACTTGAGATGGCGCTCCTTGAAAGTGATGTTGCCCTTGATGTGGCTGAAAAGATCACCTCAGACCTCCGGGAGGAGCTAGTTGGTAAAAAGGTGAAAAGGAGCACCGAGATATCCGAGTACACCCTTGAAGCACTTAAAGGTGCCGTGTCCGATGTCCTCAGTGTCGAAGGTAAGGACCTTGATGAGTTAATTGAAACCAGAAAACCCCTTGTTATAATGTTTGTGGGGATAAATGGAACCGGTAAAACAACCACCATTGCAAAGGTTGCTAATTATTTCCTTAAAAGGGGACTTACACCTGTAATAGCAGCCGCCGATACCTTCCGTGCAGGCGCCATAGAACAGATATCCCACCACGCAGATAAACTGGGTATCAGGATAATAAGCCATCAGAAGGGTGCTGATCCGGCTGCAGTCGCCTTTGATGCCGTTTCACATGCAAAGGCACAGGGAAAGGATGTTGTCCTTATAGACACTGCAGGGCGGATGCAGACCAACATTAACCTCATGGATGAAATGGCCAAGATAAAGAGGGTTGTCAAACCGGACCTCATAGTATTCGTGGGTGATGCCCTCACAGGTAACGATGCTGTTGAGCAGGCCATGAAGTTCAATGAAGCTGTCGGTATAGATGCCGTGATACTTACAAAGGCCGATGCCGATGCCCGTGGAGGCGCGGCCCTCTCCATAGGATACATGATCGAGAAACCAATAATATTCCTAGGGACAGGTCAGGGATATGATGACCTCATGGAATTCAGACCTGAATGGATGGTTAACCAGTTATTCACGTAA
- a CDS encoding pyridoxal-phosphate-dependent aminotransferase family protein — MDETLLMIPGPTRVAQRVLKAMSENIVNHRSALFGKILSETSEMMSDVFRTNNKSYLLTGSGTAAMEAAIANIIEPGDKVLNVVGGKFGQRFSQIVEAFGGESIRIDVEWGKAVNPDEIGYALEENDDIKAVTVVHNETSTGVANPIKEIGKIMSDYDALYVVDTVSSLGGDEVDVDGYGIDICVTGSQKCLAAPPGMAAITLSDDAWSAVEGVSNPRTYYLNLKKYRKSGDAEPPETPYTPAVSLIYAMHEALKVIMEEGLNNRIKRHKLAAEATRNAIKALGLELFPDESVSSTTVTAVRLPEGVTDGELRGTMRNKYHVELAGGQDHLKGKIFRIGHMGNITHRELITTISGLEMTLRELGFEVEMGEAVAAVADTYLPENL; from the coding sequence ATGGATGAAACACTGCTCATGATACCTGGCCCTACAAGGGTGGCCCAGAGAGTCCTTAAGGCAATGTCAGAGAACATTGTTAACCACAGGAGCGCATTATTTGGTAAGATCCTCTCTGAAACCAGTGAGATGATGTCCGATGTCTTCAGGACAAACAATAAGTCTTACCTTTTAACAGGCTCGGGGACAGCCGCAATGGAAGCTGCAATCGCAAATATAATTGAACCGGGTGATAAGGTCCTCAATGTAGTTGGGGGCAAGTTCGGTCAGAGGTTCAGCCAGATCGTTGAGGCCTTCGGCGGCGAGTCCATAAGGATCGATGTTGAATGGGGTAAAGCCGTTAACCCGGATGAAATCGGCTACGCACTCGAAGAGAACGATGATATAAAGGCAGTTACAGTCGTCCACAATGAAACATCCACCGGTGTTGCAAACCCTATAAAGGAGATAGGGAAGATAATGTCAGATTATGACGCCCTCTACGTTGTTGATACTGTTTCATCCCTGGGCGGGGATGAGGTTGACGTTGATGGTTATGGTATAGACATATGTGTAACCGGCTCCCAGAAGTGCCTTGCAGCACCACCGGGTATGGCGGCCATAACCCTGAGTGACGATGCATGGAGCGCCGTTGAAGGAGTCAGCAACCCGAGGACATATTACCTGAACCTTAAAAAGTACAGGAAGAGCGGCGACGCTGAACCCCCTGAAACACCATACACCCCTGCGGTTTCACTCATCTACGCAATGCACGAGGCCCTTAAGGTTATAATGGAGGAGGGCCTTAACAACAGGATAAAGAGGCATAAACTTGCTGCAGAGGCAACAAGGAATGCTATAAAGGCACTTGGCCTTGAACTCTTCCCTGATGAGTCTGTTTCATCAACCACGGTGACCGCGGTAAGACTCCCTGAAGGGGTTACGGACGGGGAGCTCAGGGGTACAATGAGGAACAAGTACCATGTTGAGCTTGCAGGTGGACAGGACCATCTGAAGGGCAAGATCTTCAGGATAGGGCATATGGGTAACATAACCCACAGGGAACTGATAACCACCATTTCAGGTCTGGAGATGACCCTGAGGGAACTTGGATTCGAGGTTGAGATGGGTGAGGCCGTGGCTGCAGTTGCAGACACCTACCTTCCTGAGAATCTCTGA
- a CDS encoding AMP-binding enzyme, whose protein sequence is MACNVQDALQDPDRYLEAYWSTFPGIYLSGDVARIDEDGYFWIQGREDDVLNVAGHRISTAEVESALVSHPKVAEAAVVGKPDILKGEEIAAFVVLMDNAEPSPRLKGILREHVRREIGPIASPSYIGFVDDLPKTRSGKIMRRVIKAKVRGEDPGDTSTLSNPESVDMLENPL, encoded by the coding sequence ATGGCCTGCAATGTTCAGGACGCTCTTCAGGACCCTGATAGGTACCTTGAGGCATACTGGAGCACATTCCCGGGAATATACCTGAGCGGTGATGTTGCAAGGATCGATGAGGACGGATACTTCTGGATACAGGGAAGGGAGGATGATGTCCTTAACGTGGCCGGCCACAGGATAAGCACCGCGGAGGTTGAATCAGCCCTTGTAAGCCACCCAAAGGTTGCCGAGGCCGCGGTTGTGGGAAAACCAGACATCCTGAAGGGTGAGGAGATAGCGGCCTTCGTCGTTCTGATGGATAATGCTGAACCATCACCCAGGCTTAAGGGGATACTCCGTGAGCATGTAAGAAGGGAGATAGGCCCCATTGCAAGTCCAAGCTACATAGGATTTGTTGATGACCTTCCAAAGACAAGGTCCGGAAAGATAATGAGGAGGGTTATAAAGGCGAAGGTTAGGGGTGAGGACCCCGGGGATACCAGCACACTTTCAAATCCTGAATCGGTTGACATGCTTGAAAACCCCCTTTAA